From a region of the Penaeus vannamei isolate JL-2024 chromosome 2, ASM4276789v1, whole genome shotgun sequence genome:
- the LOC113812971 gene encoding cytochrome P450 18a1 — FRPERFINADGTFRKDERMIPFGKGRRLCLGEPLARMTSFLLFAALVQHLDFELDPAVPVTNTEGVAGFTLGPPEFRVFAKRRC, encoded by the exons TTCCGTCCCGAGCGCTTCATCAACGCGGATGGAACCTTCCGCAAGGACGAGCGAATGATTCCTTTCGGCAAAG GTCGACGGCTGTGTCTCGGAGAGCCTCTCGCTCGCATGACGTCGTTCCTGCTGTTCGCGGCGCTCGTGCAGCACCTGGACTTCGAGCTCGACCCCGCCGTCCCCGTCACCAACACGGAAGGCGTCGCAGGGTTTACGCTCGGCCCGCCGGAGTTCAGAGTCTTTGCTAAACGCAGATGTTAA